GTCTCAGTCCCAATGTGGCCGTCCACCCTCTCAGGCCGGCTACCCGTCGACGCCTTGGTAGGCCATTACCCCACCAACAAGCTGATAGGCCGCGGGCTCATCCTGCACCGAAAAACTTTCCACCACCGACACTAAACGATGGTCCTATCCGGTATTAGACCCAGTTTCCCAGGCTTATCCCGAAGTGCAGGGCAGATCACCCACGTGTTACTCACCCGTTCGCCACTCGAGTACCCTGCAAGCAGGGCCTTTCCGTTCGACTTGCATGTGTTAAGCACGCCGCCAGCGTTCGTCCTGAGCCAGGATCAAACTCTCCATAAAAGCATATCAGCCCTACAAAAAGCCTGAACATACTGGCAAACAAAAAAATACTGAACTACTGACAAAAAATGTCAATCACATCAACCCACACCACCGGGGAGGTGGCACGAGCCGACAAACATCAACACCAATCAGCAGCACAATAAGAAAAGAACAATATTTAACAAGCAATCACGCTTGCCGGTATCATCCCAAACCACCGCGCCACACAACCAGTGCGACAAAAAAATACTTGGTTTGTTACGCTATTGAGTTCTCAAACAACACACGCACACAACAATCCCCACCAAAAACAGTAGGAAGCCGCTGCGGCTGATTCACAAGGTACACCACCACATTACCGGAAAGCAACCCAAAGGTTAACAACCGATCACGGCCATCCTTGCCGTCGCTACCACCCGGACAACATCCCGGCGTCTCGCTGACTCGCATCAATCTACACACACCCCCACCACACCCACAAACCCACAGGTCACGGCCATACAATCACTGCGCCCGCAGTGACATGACCTCACAGGGTCCGTCATGATGTTCGTCGGATGGTCACAAAGGACACAACGGCTGCGCCGCCACCTGGTTCCAGGTGGCGGCGCAGCCGTCCTTCATCTGACAGTCAGCTCATCCAGTCACTGGGGATCGGTGAGCTTGATGCCTGCGAACCGCTTCTTGCCTTTCCGCAGGACCAGCCAGTCACCGGCAAGGAGGTCGTCTTTCCCTGGCACCCATTCCATGTCAGTGACACGGACGTTGTTGACGTACGCGCCGCCCTCACCGATCGTGCGACGCACTGCGCCCTTCGACTTCTCCAGACCGGTGGCGATGAACAGGTCGACGACACTCGTGCCGGAGGAAACCTCGGCGCAATCTGTCTCCGACAGTGCACCGGACAACGTCGTCTCGTCCAGTTCCGCCAGCTCGGCTTTACCGAAAAATGCCTCTGCCGCCTTCTCTACCTTCTCAACCGCCTCGGCGCCGTGCACGAGTTCCGTCATCTCCCGTGCAAGGGTGCGCTGTGCTTCTCGCTTGAACGGGCGCTCGTCGACTTCGACAGCCAGCCTGTCGAGTTCGTCCTGACCCAGGAACGTGAACCACCGCAGGTAGCGGATGACGTCGGCATCGGCAGCATTGAGGAAGTACTGGTACCAGCTGTACGGGCTTGTCATCTCCGGATCGAGCCAGAGCTTGCCGCCACCGGTCGACTTACCGAACTTCCGTCCCTCGGAGTCCGTCACCAGGGGCACAGTCAATCCATGGACAGTCTCACCGTCGACCCGTCGGTTCAGATCCACTCCCGAGACGATATTGCCCCACTGATCCGATCCACCGATCTGCAGCCTGCAGTCGTGCGTCCGGCGGAGCTCGACGAAGTCGTTGGCCTGAAGAAGCATGTACGAGAACTCCGTGTAGGACATTCCGTCAGTCTCCAGGCGACGCTTCACGGTGTCGCGGGCAAGCATTGTGTTCAACCCGAAGTTCTTTCCGATGTCCCGCAGGAAGTCGATGGCCGTCATCTTCGCGGTCCAGTCGATGTTGTTCGCTGGAATCGCAGCGTTCTTCCCCTCGAAGGATACGAAACGTGCGAGTTGCTTCTTGATGCGCCCGACGTTCGCCTCCACTTCCTCGACGGTGAGCATCGTGCGTTCTCCCACGTCACGGGGATCACCGATCATGCCGGTGGCGCCACCTGCCATGACGATGGGGGTGTGCCCCGCGCGCTGAAGCCGTGCCAGCATGAGGAGGGGGACGAGGTGACCCGCGTGAAGCGACGGGCCCGTCGGGTCGAATCCGACGTACGCCGTCGTCGGGGTGGACAGTTCCTCGCGCAGTGCGTCCAGATCAGTGGACTGCGCGATGAGACCACGCCATTGCAGGTCGTCGAGGATATTGGTCTGCTCGGTCATTCTTGATGGTCCTTCTGTACTTCTCGAGTGGGTCAGTTCGCGGTCAGCGGCCAGCTAACGGCTTCTTCAGCCAGCAGGACGGGAACGCCGTCCTGCACCGGATAAGCGATGTCCAGCCGCGGATTGACCAGATATTCCCCGTGGACCTCCAGGGGTTGCTTGTCCTGGGGGCAGACGAGGATCTCGAGAAGTCGGGGATCGATCATGCGGGTTAGTCTATCCCCATGTCGACCTCGTCGTCGGCAGAGGGTCCGTAACACCGACCTTGCGGGTGCGCTGCACCAAGGCCGGTGACAGGGCTCGGCCCGGCCTCAGCGCACGGGTGCGGCAGTCCAGGCTCTCGCGTCAGCGACGGCGTCGGAAACACGATTGAGCTGTTCTGCCACGCGCACACCGGCGGTGCCGCCTCGTGTCGACCGTGAGGCGACAGCACCGTCGACCGTGAGTACCTCGCGCACGTCGGCGGTCAACACCGGATGCACCTCGGCGAGTTCGTCCTCCGTCAGCGAGACCAGGTCCACTCCCCTGCTCTCGGCGATCCTCACACACTGCCCCGACGCCTCATGCGCGTCGCGGAACGGGACGCCCTGGCGGACCATCCACTCCGCCAGGTCGGTGGCCAGCGTGAACCCGGCTGGAGCCAGTTCACGTAACCGTTCTGGGTGGAAGGTCAACGTACCGACCAGCCCCGCCATCGCCGGCAACAGTAGCCGCAGCTGTGCGACAGAATCGACGATGGGCTCCTTGTCTTCCTGCAGATCCCGGTTGTAAGCCAACGGCAGTGCCTTGAGCGTCGCCAACAGGCCGGTGTGATTACCGATGAGTCGACCGGTCTTGCCACGCATGAGCTCGGCGACATCCGGATTCTTCTTCTGCGGCATAATCGACGATCCCGTCGACCACTCGTCGGCGAGAGTCACATAGCCGAACTCCGGCGTCGACCATGCGATGATCTCCTCGGCGAGCCGCGAGAGATCCACAGCGACCTGCGCGAGAACGAAAGACGTCTCTGAGGCGAAGTCCCGCGAGCTCGTCGCGTCGATCGAGTTGTCTGCGGCAGCGTCGAAACCGAGTTCTGCAGCAATTGCCTCGGGGTCCAACGACAGCGAGGAACCCGCCAACGCCCCTGAACCGTACGGGGACACCGCCAGGCGCTTGTCGAGGTCGCGGAACCGGGCCACATCCCTCAACAACGGCTGCGCGTGTGCGAGCAGCTGATGACCCAACAGAACGGGTTGAGCAGCCTGGAAGTGGGTCTTCCCCGGCATGATGACATCCGGATGCGCCTCCGACTGCGCCACGAGGGCATCGACGACGTCGAGCACTCCCTCGGTCGTCTCGCGGACAGCGTCACGGACCCACATCCGGAACAGCGTGGCGACCTGGTCATTCCGGGAACGTCCGGCCCGCAGTCGTCCGCCGACCTCCGGGCCGACGCGATCGATCAACCCGCGTTCCATCGCACCGTGGACATCCTCGTCACCGGCATCCGGGCCGAACGCTCCAGACGCGACATCCTCCCCCAGCCGGGTCAGTCCGTCGAGCATCGCCGACAGGTCGTCGTCGGAGAGGAGTCCTGCGCGGTGCAGGACCTTGGCATGTGCTTTCGACGCCAGGACGTCATACGGGGCGAGTACCCAGTCAAAATGGGTCGACTTGCTGAGCGCAGCCATGGCCTCGGTCGGACCGCCGGCGAAACGCCCGCCCCACAGCGCACCTTCATTGGTGCCGTGTTGCTCGATCGGGTTCTGTGCAGGGTTGTCGGTCGTCATACGGGACTACTTTCCGCCGCGGTCGCGCTTGTTGGCGATCTTCGAGGACAGTCCGTGGAGTTCCACGAAGCCCTTGGACATCGTCTGATCGAAGGTGTCGCCGGTGTCGTAGGTCGCAAGGTTGAAGTCGTAGAGCGACTCCTCGGAGCGGCGGCCGTTGACCACGATGTTCCCGTTGTGCAGCACCAGGCGGATGTCACCGGTGACGTGTTCCTGGGTGGACTCGATGAACGCGTCCAGGGACCGCTTCAGCGGGGAGAACCACAGTCCGTCGTACACCTGGTTAGACCATTCGGCGTCGATTCCGCGCTTGTAGCGGGCGAGTTCACGCTCGATGGTCACGTCCTCGAGGGCTTCATGGGCGCGGATCAGGGTCAGCGCACCGGGAGCCTCGTACACCTCACGCGACTTGATGCCGATCAGACGGTCCTCGACCATG
The genomic region above belongs to Corynebacterium glyciniphilum AJ 3170 and contains:
- the tyrS gene encoding tyrosine--tRNA ligase; the protein is MTEQTNILDDLQWRGLIAQSTDLDALREELSTPTTAYVGFDPTGPSLHAGHLVPLLMLARLQRAGHTPIVMAGGATGMIGDPRDVGERTMLTVEEVEANVGRIKKQLARFVSFEGKNAAIPANNIDWTAKMTAIDFLRDIGKNFGLNTMLARDTVKRRLETDGMSYTEFSYMLLQANDFVELRRTHDCRLQIGGSDQWGNIVSGVDLNRRVDGETVHGLTVPLVTDSEGRKFGKSTGGGKLWLDPEMTSPYSWYQYFLNAADADVIRYLRWFTFLGQDELDRLAVEVDERPFKREAQRTLAREMTELVHGAEAVEKVEKAAEAFFGKAELAELDETTLSGALSETDCAEVSSGTSVVDLFIATGLEKSKGAVRRTIGEGGAYVNNVRVTDMEWVPGKDDLLAGDWLVLRKGKKRFAGIKLTDPQ
- a CDS encoding Trm112 family protein, producing the protein MIDPRLLEILVCPQDKQPLEVHGEYLVNPRLDIAYPVQDGVPVLLAEEAVSWPLTAN
- the argH gene encoding argininosuccinate lyase yields the protein MEQHGTNEGALWGGRFAGGPTEAMAALSKSTHFDWVLAPYDVLASKAHAKVLHRAGLLSDDDLSAMLDGLTRLGEDVASGAFGPDAGDEDVHGAMERGLIDRVGPEVGGRLRAGRSRNDQVATLFRMWVRDAVRETTEGVLDVVDALVAQSEAHPDVIMPGKTHFQAAQPVLLGHQLLAHAQPLLRDVARFRDLDKRLAVSPYGSGALAGSSLSLDPEAIAAELGFDAAADNSIDATSSRDFASETSFVLAQVAVDLSRLAEEIIAWSTPEFGYVTLADEWSTGSSIMPQKKNPDVAELMRGKTGRLIGNHTGLLATLKALPLAYNRDLQEDKEPIVDSVAQLRLLLPAMAGLVGTLTFHPERLRELAPAGFTLATDLAEWMVRQGVPFRDAHEASGQCVRIAESRGVDLVSLTEDELAEVHPVLTADVREVLTVDGAVASRSTRGGTAGVRVAEQLNRVSDAVADARAWTAAPVR